The following DNA comes from Lathamus discolor isolate bLatDis1 chromosome 5, bLatDis1.hap1, whole genome shotgun sequence.
GAGCAGGGTCCCGCGGTGCGGGCACTagggggaggcagagccctgctccGCCGCCCGCTCAGCCGGGaatgggggaggagggaaacgGACGGGGACGGGGAGAAGGAAGTTGAGCTGGTGAGAGGTGGTGTGGCCGAAGTGGCGGGATTCGGGAAGAGGCGAGGTTTGGGCATGTTATTCCCAACCTCCTCGTCTTTCCCGGGTGGATTTTCCATCTTTGTTGCAAACCTCAGCCCTAACGTCGCGGGCAGGCTTGTTGCTCCGTAGCGGttcccagggcagagcagcagccggGTGCGGTCGCTGCCGCCGGGGAAAAGGTCTGTGTGGGGACGTGGAGGAAGGGTAAGCAAACGGAACATGAGCCCCAGGGCTGCGGGGTGGCGAGTGAACACCCGATGTGAAGTGCCCTAATACacctccccccgcccccgcaGTTGTTCTCCTTCGCAAATGTGCTTTCAAAGCGCAGGGTTCCTGCTTATGTTTGCACCCTTGGATTTCCATGGCTCGGAAGCGAGAGAGGATCAAACGCGTCTGCGAGCTTTAGCAACAATAAAACTTTACAAGCCCGTCCgttttcctttccccatttGTCCCGGGACTGAGCAAACGcggggaagggggaggggaaCGGACGACGCCAAAGGTTCAGATCCGCGGCCTCCACCGCCTTCCCCTCCGCATTTGAGCGGCCTTATCTGAGCGGAGGGGCGGAGCGGGCTGTTTTGCCTTGGCCGGCAGCCTGCTCGCTCCCGCCCGGGAACAGCCCCGCCGACACGGGCCTGCCGCTGCCTTCGCCCGCGGCATCGCGACGGCGGGTCGGGGGCCGCGACAGGGACCGGCGGAAGGCGGGCGCAGCGCCGGATGGTCAAATCGCTGTGGCAGAGaattggggagggggggagggggaaggaatcCGTAGACGGGGGCGGGCCAGGCGATGACGGGCCCAGCCGGTGCGGCGTTAAAGCCGCATTGGCTCCGCGCCTGCCTGCCAACCTCTACCGAACtcgaaacagaaacaaaaacaaactcaaatctccgcccccctcccccccccccccccccaaaaaaaaataccaaacaaacaaacaaaaagaagcgACCGGGTCCGGACGCGCAGCCCGAGGCCAGCAGCCGCCCCGCCAGTCGCACCAGGGCAGCTCGGGCCCGACCTTTGTTTCAAACCAATTACGTGGCAAAAATTTATTTTCGGCGGGGCGGGACGAAGAGGTGTCCCCTCCGCACCGCGCACCGGCCTCAGCTCGGCGGCAGCCTCTACCCGCCCGGGGAGGCATCGCGGACGACTCCCGTCGCTGGAAGGAAGGGGGCTATGGCCGCAGCAACCGTGCCGGTGTCTCGGGAAGGGCACGAAGGGCGCTTAGCAGGGCCCCAGCTCTTTCGTGCCAGTTCCGTGCCCTGCGCGGCCCAGCTCCGTCCCCTCTTGCCCTCGCTGTGCGCGCACTCAACTTCGGGGGCACCGGTGTCTAGCAGAGGGTAGCACCCATCGGACACGACTCCCAGCTCAGCCCACCACTCGAACCCCGGCACCCTGCGCGACTTGGGCGGTCCCGCCGGGCGGCGCGGGGCCTGCCGGGCGGGGCGGAGAGGAGAACCGCCCCGCGGGCCTTGGCGGCGGCGTTTATATGGAGGCGGCGCGAAGAGCCGCGGAGTTCCCGCAGTTGGCTTGCTGTTGTGTAGTTGTTGTCGCGATTCTTGGCCCGGCACCCGCCGGGAAGACGACGGGACCATTTCGGATCTCAAGCAAACGGCCACCTCCTGTCTAGTCGTGGCTTTTCCAAACCCTCCGAGGAGAGCGGGATCTTTTGGTCCTTCCTGTATTTCCGACCATTACAGGATCTAGAAATGTCGACGACGCTTCTATCTGCCTTCTACGACATTGACTTCTTGTGCAAGGTAGGGAGAAAGAGTGTGATCCTCAGGCGCGACCCTGGCCGGTGCCGCGGTTTGGCGGGAGTTGCTCGGGCTGGGGTTGGACCTGCCCGGGACGGGACTGGACGGGGCGGTTGGCGGGCTCTGCGGGGCGGGCTGCCTCCTGACAACTGACGGGCTACGGGAGCGCGTGTCCCGCTGCAAGGCGGCCGATGTAAGGCTGCGAGCCCCAGAGCTACGGGGGcttctggggtgtttttttaCTCTGGAGCCGCTCGCCGCCGGCCGTGCTCTGCCGAGAGGAACTTTGTAAAAGTTGCTTGTGCGGCAAAGCCTGCGAAGGGCCTCTTTGCTGCTCTGCCCGCCCGCTCCGGCGCTTGCCGCGGTCCCACGTTGGGGCCAGAGGGCGGTGCGATCCCCGCCTGCCCCCCGGGTTGCTGCGGAGGGGCCGCTGGCCTGGCGGTCACCGTGCAAccccttctctcttctctgctatcttctcctccctccctttcccccgCCCTGGCAGACGGAGAAGTCCCTGACCAACCTCAGCAGCATGCTGGACAAGAAGGCCGTGGGGACCCCGGTGacctcccccagctccagctTCGCGCCGGGCTTCCTGCGGCGGCACTCCACCAGCAACCTACCGGCGCTGGCCGGCGGGTCCAAATTCCCCAGCCCTGCCGGCTCTAGCTCTTCCTccacatcttcctcctcctcttcctcctcctcctcgttCGGCAGCCTGAAGGAGACGGGCTCCGGCGgaggcggcagcagcagcagtcccaCGGCCCTGCTTAACAAGGATAACAAGTTCCGGGACCGCTCCTTCAGCGAGAACGGCGAGCGGAGCCAGCACCTCATGCAGCagctccaacagcagcagcaggcggcggcggccggcAAGGGGGGCGGCtccggtggcggcggcggggcccccATCAACTCGACGCGCTACAAGACGGAGCTTTGCCGCCCCTTCGAGGAAAGCGGCGCCTGCAAGTACGGCGAGAAGTGCCAGTTCGCCCACGGCTTCCACGAGCTGCGCAGCCTCACTCGCCACCCCAAATACAAGACCGAGCTCTGCCGTACTTTCCACACCATCGGCTTCTGCCCCTATGGCCCGCGCTGCCACTTCATCCACAACGCCGACGAGCGCCGCCCGGCGCCCGGCGGGGGCACGACCGCCCCTCCTCCCGCCGCCGGCGCGGGGTCTCACCACCACCCTCACCACACTCCTCCGCACCCCGCCGGCAGCACCGGGGACCTCCGCGTGTTTGCCCCCCGCGACCACACGTTGGGCGGCGGCGGGTTCGGGCACCCGCGCAGCGGGGAGCGGCCTAAGCTGCACCACAGCCTGAGCTTCTCCGGGTTCTCcgcccaccaccaccaccaaccgCCGCACCCCCACggcgccgccccgccgccgcccggggGTCGCCTTGATGCCGCCCTGCTGGAGAACCCCGGCGGGTCGCGcacgccgccgccgcccgcttCTGCGTCGTACTGCGAGGAGCTGCTGTCGCCGGCCTGTGCTAACAACGCCTTCGCCTTCTCGGGGCAGGAGCTAGGCAGCCTCATCGCCCCGCTCGCCCTCCACACACAGAACTTCGCtgcggccgccgccgctgctgccgccgccgccgcctatTAccgctgccagcagcagccgccgccgccgcccggtgGGGGCTGCCCGCCGCCCCCTGCATCGCCGCCTTTCAGCTTCCAGCCCCTTCGCCGCCTCTCGGAGTCGCCCGTGTTCGACGCGCCGCCCAGTCCCCCGGACTCCCTCTCCGACCGGGAGAGCTACTTGAGCGGCTCCCTCAGCTCCGGCTCCCTCAGTGGCTCTGAGTCGCCCAGCCTGGACTCGGGCCGCCGTCTGCCCATCTTCAGCCGGCTTTCCATCTCCGACGACTAACAGAAAGGGAgtaccgggggggggggcggccccTCGGCTGCCAAGCAAGTGAGTTAACGAGCGAAGAAAGTgaatccttctcttctcctcttctgccttttcttttttttttttttttttatatctatatatatacaccaagaactgaacaaaggaaaaaaaggcgtTTTGCAAAAGGGTCAAATGACACGAACTAAACAAACCTATTTTTATAGAGAGACCTTGGAAGAAGGGGATTTCTTGTTCTTTGGAGACAAGTTCTGAtccacaccagcagcagccattcCATCTCTGttcagaaagaggagagaagaaaacaaagataaaagcaTTATAAAACACACCACCGTAAAGCAACAAACAATCCGGGGAGTGCTGGCCCTGCCTGCCCAGTGCCTCCGAACCTTCGGACACACACAGAAGGTTACAAATTGGTTCCTTTCAATGCAGTTCagataaaatgcagaaacatgAAACCTGTAAAACCTGTCAgcttttttttaaggaaaagaggaaaaaaaaaatcccatcatCCTGCCAAGAATATGCCTTGATAACaaccttctttttttatatatctatgtattattattataacaTGCTAAAACCTTCATTCCAAAGTTTAATATTGGTTCCATTGCCACCACTTAGTGGATGTTTGGCTTAGAAcaatttctgttgttgttgct
Coding sequences within:
- the ZFP36L2 gene encoding mRNA decay activator protein ZFP36L2 codes for the protein MSTTLLSAFYDIDFLCKTEKSLTNLSSMLDKKAVGTPVTSPSSSFAPGFLRRHSTSNLPALAGGSKFPSPAGSSSSSTSSSSSSSSSSFGSLKETGSGGGGSSSSPTALLNKDNKFRDRSFSENGERSQHLMQQLQQQQQAAAAGKGGGSGGGGGAPINSTRYKTELCRPFEESGACKYGEKCQFAHGFHELRSLTRHPKYKTELCRTFHTIGFCPYGPRCHFIHNADERRPAPGGGTTAPPPAAGAGSHHHPHHTPPHPAGSTGDLRVFAPRDHTLGGGGFGHPRSGERPKLHHSLSFSGFSAHHHHQPPHPHGAAPPPPGGRLDAALLENPGGSRTPPPPASASYCEELLSPACANNAFAFSGQELGSLIAPLALHTQNFAAAAAAAAAAAAYYRCQQQPPPPPGGGCPPPPASPPFSFQPLRRLSESPVFDAPPSPPDSLSDRESYLSGSLSSGSLSGSESPSLDSGRRLPIFSRLSISDD